aatactaattaatttttattcagtaacgcaaaattaaatcattatttttatcgAAATTTCGATTATTCGATTACTTTTTGTACCAAACGCGTTAGGTCTTTTTCATCGTCGGACTCGAGCTCATTTCACAAGCAAAACTCAACAATGGCAAATGGTAAAACTAATTGAAAACGCTATTGCGAAGAAAATGTGGAGTGAACTGCAAACGGTGATTAAAACCCAATAAACCGGTATGAAAATATGCCAGAACCAAGAAACAAATAGTGATTGCATGTGCTAATAAAAACGGAAACGAAACTCGCAAATAATTGTTCGCGATTCGCTCTCTCGCTGGGCCTTTCTACCTTTCTACCCCCCCCGCACCAATTCCCGCCCGGCTGTAGAAGCTCTGTTTTGCAAAATGAGATTCTGCGTTGTGGTTTGTTGCGTGTTATTTTTGCTGGCCAGCACACCTATTGCATCAGCCCTAGGAAAAGCCAAACAAGCCGCCGACTCAGCAGAAGTCGTTACTAGCGGAGAGGATGAGAAGACGGTGAGTACAACCGCGGTGGCTGACCCACTGAGGAGGGTTCACTGTAAATGGGCACCCATTTAGACACCAAAGCCAACCTAATTATTATTTCATCGCTTCCCACCAATATGTTGGTAATAAGTTTTCCCTCCTCCACCGCTTGCAGGACTGCACCGACCTGGCCCGGGACGAGGAGGCGCTGATGGTGTTCTCCACTCTGGGCGGCGGACTGACAGCCATCGATCCAGTGACTAGTGAAATACGTTGGACTATAGCAGATGGTAATTAAGCGGTCCTTACAATTTCAAAACCACCGCACCCCTATTCGTGGGACTGCAAACATATGGCCCCTATCCTAGGGCATAGCTaggaaaatttaaagaatttctTATTATGGAAAGATAATTATCTTGAAAATTAGTTGTTAAAGAACTTAACCCATATCGGAACTCATAAGGTTGTATTGCAATGCCGGTAGTACCTTTATTATGGTTTACCTAACCCTCTATAATATTGTCTTTATGTGCCAAAGTTATCTAGAAATAGTTGTTTCTTTGTAGAGGAAAATTTTCCACAAAGCTGTTGCACATGCCACCATCCTATTCGCATTGCAAAATGCGTTGCACAAACACGCGGACGATGAGGTCATCACAACATCCAATTTGAACGCATGTTAGGATAGGCGAGATGAGATTTCCCGCTGAATTCTGTTGAATGCTTCCTTCCACTCTCACCGTATCATGCTTTGTATTTTGGTTTTGGTCTGATAAGGCCCTCACGTATATACACAATCTCGACAGTCTCTCGGCGTACAATTCCTCCAATTAAGTTGCCAGCTAGGCCGCGATATCACCAGTTGCTGTACGACCATTACCCTATTCCTGGTAGCGGGTGTTTGGGACTTTGGATTGATTTTCTTTCTCCTCATTGAATATTCCTGCTGTTTATCAGCGTGACGTATTGATTTCTGATGGCATATAGGAGCTAATCTAATAGGACCTAGTCATAAGGTTATTTCGAATGAGACTCCAAAAGTTACCCATTAAGTTTAGGCCTCATGAGTCATCATAGTCTTTCAAATGAGGTGGCTATCGAGGCGATTAAAAGTGGTTGATGGCCTATATTTGTCCAATGTCTGGATTATTGCAATTGGGGGTTAAAATAGTAGCCCTGTTTGCTCAGATAATGAAAGCAATTAATTTACGAAATGCATTTAATCTAATATGCGGGCTTTAGACCTAGAAAGAAGAGCATTCCCAGTTCGAACTATCAATCGCAGCTAATTTTTGATTAACTTGCTCTCAGCTCTCGGTCTTTTCTATTATTAGTTCTCTTGGGATTGCTGATAGCTCTTACTTTCGATAAATATTACTTCATAGAATCTTGGTTATTAACCCAAAAGGGAAGTATGGAAGTCATGACGACTAATTCTGTGGACAATAATTGTACTTTCCAGCACatgtttgtttaaaaatgtactaaaaaaaaaaaccgacgCCCCGTAAAGATTGTTTTATGCGATAACTGCACCATTCCATACACTTGTATGTCCAGTCGTATTATTAGAAATTTCATGCCGCCCGCTTCTAGTTTTTGACTTCGTGGAACTGCCAATAGCTGAAAATTGTGGGTGATAAACATGTGGACAGCATCTGACCCCCGGGATTTTAAAACAAGCCAAATCAGAGGGACATTTTGTTGAGTTATTCAAGccaataatttgtttttgattcGCGCCAGTGCGACGCTCAAAAGTCCAACAAGAGATCAATTTACCGATATGGACTACATACTGGATACTATTACCTCATCGGACTGAATCTGGTTTTGTCTACTACTACCGCTAGTTAATTAGTATGCCCATGCTAACGAAAGTGGCGAGGTGGCGGGTTAAATGACCTGCCCCAGAAAATGAGGCACCACTCCGGCTAATGCCAAGAACTTTTCCGCCGCAGCCGGGCCAtgtgtttttttggggttGTAAGTAATTACTGATAACACTCGGTCCCCACTACAAACTGTTTACTTTCATTACTCGATATGGGCGGCACTTGGAGTCGGGCGATTGGGCTTGGCAATATATTAAGTTTTGTTTAATATATTCCCTCGTATTATCTTGCACTCGTCGTTGGCCATTTGCATTGGCAAAAGTATGGAGTTGACGATAACGAAAATTGCCAACACGTTGGCATAAGCATTATAGAACCAATCCTCCACCTCCCTTTAAACTTCGGATCTGCggaatattatttattcaacTGCTATTTGGCTTGAATTTGACTCGGACTCGGGCAAAACCCGCTTATTCATCCggcaaatattattttttttaaaaacataaatgtCTTGGTGTCTGCACAGGTTAAGAGTTTGTTTTAGATTACAAATGTGTTCCCATTGCTTTAACTAAATAAGATAAGGGTTATCGGGAACAGGTTCCAGTAACCATTTATTGCACCCGGTTTCCTACTTTGAGAGGTTTCCCTGTTCCCCACATGAATTACAAGAAAAGCTATTCAACAAGTAcatctttaatttttgttgtctGAATTGGGATTTCTTCgaaataattttgtatttaagcttTAATACATTTCTTAATATGTGTCTCTCTATTATTCAATCTTCCTTGATAAGAATTGTGATGATTAATTCCCAGAATAAATCTCAAACACACGATTTCATTTCAATCCCGCTTATCAAacacaatatatattttataggtaATTCCCGGTAATTAGGAAACTAAAGAAAGCCATCAATTGTTAATCTTGAATTCTATTAATTCCATTATTATTCTATTATAGATCCCCCGATAGTGGCGGAACCTCAGGAAAATGTCCAGGTTCCTCATTTCCTACCCGATCCCCGGGATGGAAGCATCTACCAACTGGGCCAAATGGGCAGCCTCAAGAAGCTGCCGTACACCATTCCCCAGCTGGTCGCCAATGCCCCGTGTCGTTCTTCGGATGGCATTCTATACTCTGGGAAGAAGAGTGACACCTGGTACATGGTGGATCCCAAAACCGGCAAGCGGGAGAAGGTCATGGGCTTTGGAGATGCCAGCATGGATGGCAAGGAGGGCGAGCAGATCGGCTGGGCCACTTCGCGGTCCATCTACTTGGGCAGAACGCAGTACACGGTGATGATGTTTGATAGTCTGGCCAAGGACAAGAACGCCAAGCCGTGGAACATCACGTTCTACGATTACAATGCTCTTAGCGCCCCGCCAGAGTTGGCTAAGGAGTATGGTAAGTTCGGGTTAACTATGAAATATAATagtcatttattaaaaatacttatCATCTTTCAGAATACATCCATCTGACCACCACTAGCAATGGCCAAATCGTTACCCTGGACCGAAAGCAAGGCAAGTTTCTGTGGCAGCGGGATCTGAGCAGCCCGGTCGTGGCAGCTTTTCTTTTGGGTCCTGATGGACTGCTCAGTGTGCCTTTTACCACGCTCTCCGATGAGGCCTTCCAAGCTATTTTGGAAGAGTCCAAAACGGGCAACGTGAACACGATTAAGCTATTGTAAGtaaagatatttatttttcttttaaattttgttaatttattgtttgttttagcCAATCCCTTTATGTTGGCGAGCATCAAAATGGGCTGTATGCCCTTCCATCGTTAATGGACAAAAATACGCCGCGTATTTCAACTACGCCGCCCATCAAACTCATCGATGGACCTGTGGGCGAACCAAACAACAACCAGGAGACCGATCCACGAACAGTTTATATCAACGATGTGCTGCAGGAGCATCCCGGCATCATGCTAGGCCACTACAACATGCCCAATGAAGGCAACGGAAACCTCCAGTTGTCTCCCACTTCTGCCAGCAGCAAGAGTATCCAAAGTCTGGCTACCATACATAACTACAATGATGGCTATGGGCTGCTGGCCAACAACGAGAAGAACTCCGCCGATATTGGCGTGCAAACTGATCCCAATATCGTGGAGATCGGCATAGATCAGCGAGCCAACGGCAACACAATCAATCGTACCAAGACCATCATCCTGCAGAACAGCAACAAGGTGCAGGCCTTTATCAACGAGTGGTTTATGGAGCATCCGAGCAGCAAGGTCCACCAGATTTTGATCGTAATCGTTCTGGGCATGATTGCCCTCTTCTGGTACACCTGCAGCACCATGCGGGAGCTGCAGAAGCAGAGCGAGAACGGATCCAAAACCTTTGCTATAACCCAGAACGGATCAAACGGGAGCAACGGCAGCAATGGAAGCAACGTGAACGCCCAGGATCTCGTAGACCTGGGAGACGGTCAAGTCCGTGTGGGCAAGATAAGCTTTAATTCAAACGAAGTTTTGGGAAAGGGCTGTGAAGGTACCTTTGTGTTCAAGGGCACATTTGAGGAGCGGTTTGTGGCTGTTAAGAGATTGCTCCCGGAGTGCTTTACCTTTGCGGATCGCGAGGTAGCACTGTTGAGGGAATCAGATGCTCATGAAAACGTAGTGCGCTACTTCTGCACCGAGCAAGATCGTCAGTTCAGGTACATAGCCGTTGAACTATGCGCTGCCACCTTGCAGGACTACACTGAAGGCGATCGTTCCCTGGAGCTGCAGGACCACATCGATGTGTGGCAGGTGCTAAGCCAGGCAGCAGCTGGGTTGAGCCACCTCCACTCCTTGGACATTGTGCATCGCGATATCAAGCCGCAGAATGTTCTCATTTCGTTGCCTGATGCCAGGGGCAAGGTTCGGGTGATGATCTCCGACTTTGGACTGTGCAAGAAGCTTAATTTCGGAAAGACTAGCTTTTCTCGTCGGTCAGGAGTCACTGGTACCGACGGCTGGATAGCTCCAGAGATGATGCGTGCCCAGAGAACGGTAGGGTTCtaacatttcaattttttgatGAACTGAGAAGCTAATGAaatccttttaatttttacagaCAACTGCGGTGGATATCTTCTCATTGGGATGTGTGTATTACTATGTCCTCAGCGGAGGTCATCATGCCTTTGGGGACAATCTCAAGCGGCAAGCAAACATTCTCTCGCACGAGTACAATCTTTCCAAGCTGCGATCTGAAGACGATAGCGAGAACAGCAAAATTGTAAGCTTAATCCAACaataatatttgaaaaagAGAACTAACTATTATTTGCTTTCCTAGGTCCTTGCTGAACAGTTGATATCAGACATGATCCACAAGGATCCACAGTCCCGTCCCCCAGCTCGGTGTATTGGAAACCATCCACTGTTTTGGGACGAGCCTAAAATGCTTTCGTTTCTGCAGGATGTCAGCGACCGTGTAGAGAAGCTACAGTTCCATGCCGAACCTCTAAAGTCCTTGGAGAAAAACGGACGTATTGTGGTTCTGGATGATTGGAATGTGCACTTGGACCCCATGATTACAGACGATCTGAGAAAGTATCGCGGCTATATGGGCGCCAGTGTACGGGACCTATTGCGAGCCCTGCGCAACAAGAAGCATCACTACCATGAGCTGACCCCAGCCGCTCAGGAGATGCTGGGTTGCATTCCGCACGAGTTCACCAACTACTGGGTGGACCGTTTTCCGCAACTCATCTCACACGCCTACCACGCCTTCAGTATTTGCTCCAACGAGCCGATCTTCAAGCCGTACTACAGTATGGGATATCACTTCTCACGTCCGTGGTATTTCGATGCGGACGACGCTTTGTTTCCCATGCTCATGCGAGATCCAAAGCCGCTGCCGAGAATTGGCAGCCCTAAGAAAACGCCGCCACCGGCCAGCAGCCAAGTGCAGCAGCTCAAACAGCGCAAGGGAGCCTACAACTTTCGTAAGGGTAGCGATGAGCTGACCTTTGCGGGAGTGGGCTTGCAGAGAAACCTCGAGCTGGATGGGCAATCACTGGAGTCGGACAGCAAACGTGATGTGTATGCGAACTTCAAGTTCCGGCGCAATGCCAAGCCGGGAAACAATCGAAACTACGGTGGCGCCCAGAAAGAGACGCAGGACAAGGAGAAGTACGTGAGCTGGACGTTGCCGCCTTCGACGCAGGACTAGGGCAAGCAAGAAATAAGATAGATAGTAGAGATGTGTAGTTTTAATCATTTAttaatatagttattattgtttaattGTGCAATTTGTGTATATGCAACTATTCCAAAACTATTCCCAATTCAGTTCTTAGCTAAATTTACGAAGGATGATCACGAAGGATAACGATGAAGATGAAAAGGAAACTATTTTGTATACCATAGTGAGGATAATGTAGTGTGTCGTCTGTCGAATGCACGCAATTTAACTGtgataatttttgatttttgtttaatgCCCAAGTGCAAATGGACCTAGACAAATAGTTcgagttttatattttatatagtaCTTAGACatattgtatgtatatttatgcATTAGTTAAGTGATCTATATCCCAACACGTGTTTGACAAGCGAAAATAGCTCTAACTATTAATATCTTCTTGAAATCAGTTTAGTATTTGAGTTAATGGATAACTTGATTTCGAGCGGCATTTTCTATAAAGTCTTAAGCTTAATCAAAatgaaaactaaataaaaacgtAATGCGAATTTTACAAAACAGTTTTATTTTCACTATACATTTATAACAATGCGGCACTCCATTAAGGCcagtttaaaaaacaatttggcTATACGAGAGGGGGTGGAGGAGCTTAGTCAAGTAACAAATTCATAAATAGGGTTTAATAGATCAacaaatataaacattatattCTAAACAAGAGATTTTGGTTCTTTAGAAGAAAGTTTTGTAACTAGAATTTGTTTCACTTTGGCGCAGTTGCTCGTTGTATTAATTGGTTTCAGGTTTCCCAGTTTAATTGGCCGATTTCATCATGGTTTTCATTTCGGTTCGTACGCAGTATTTGAAGGCATCCCAGCCCTCCGACTTGGCCACGGACTGTAATTGAATTAATGCTGGATTAGTTTTGGTAGCCACAAGGTAGGCGGGAGTTTGTGAAAATGAAACGGGAGACACACAAGTGAGTGATAAAAAGCGATAGAAAGCCAAAGAGTGGGTGGGTTTGTTGTACCCCCTGACCTCGTCGTTGCCTGTTGGAGCCACCTCCTCGATGGCAACCTCGAGACGCTCGTCTGGATCACCAATAGCTTGCTAGGAGAGAAAATATTGCTAATATGGCTTATCAGCTGCGGGTTGGACTCTTAACCTGGACACTCAATCGCCGGACAGTCCAGTTTATTGTTAGACATTCAATGAATCACAAATGTCTGACCACCGGACAGGCCATACAAATGCGGAAATGATAACAGGTGCgtttcaaaataaacttaaaactaaaaaaaacgaTTGCAATGTCCATTGTCCTTTGCATTTCGATAATGTTTTCAAGgaccaaaagcaaaaaataaaataacaattttgTGTGTATCAGTATTTAATGGTTATATGgccaataattaaaaaataggtTAAAGtgttataattaaataaaataaaaccaatttaaacATTAAGCTTACAGGCAAGACAAAACTAAACAAACACTCATGAGTAAACATTCAATGCTGGACAGCGCGATTAGCACAAAAAGCGACATACAAAACAAGGGACtagttaaatatataaattaaataatttaaaatctaaGATTTCAGTGCCAAAGCGCATCGCTGTCGATGAAGTATTCCAAATGCCGGCAGACGCGATGTCGCCAGGCCACAAACATAGGGTAATCGGGCTCGTCATAGGCGTCCAGTGCCTCGTTGTAATCAAAGAAACGACCACTTACTTTGAAGCCCCGATGCAGACGGTCCTTCATAATGGCAATGAACTCCTTGTAGGACAGCAGTCCATCTCCATCAGCATCAAATATGGCAAACACGGTGTCGATCAAGTGGGGACTCAGTTTAGTGCCAGTGCAGATTTTCACAGCTCGAGCGAATTCATCTGATAAATCGGTAGAATAAGTAGCTCTTACTAGttagtatttaaaatataaaccaaTAAGTAACTAACCCTTGGATATAGCGCGATCTGCCAGGGTGTACATGCGCATGGCGATCGTAAAGTCGTCCAGATTGTTGAGGAAATGACAGAAATCCCTAAAGTCGTGGAACGTTATACCCTTCTCATCCTTCACCCGCTCCAGCAAACGCTCCAGGAAGACATCGTATTCGTCGGTGGCCAGGTACGTATACCGTAGCAAAATTTTGGCGAAATCCAGCTCGCTGATAACACTGTTACCTTTTGAAAATTCGTGGAACTCCAGCTCGAGCACTTCCGTCTGCAGGTTGTCCATGAAGCGGTAGAAGTTGTCAAAATTGATCACTCCAGTGCCGCGTTTTCCGAAGAAGTGCAGCTGTAGGGTGGTGGCCACCACATGACGTCTCTGCAATCCTTCGCCATCGTTCACATAATTCTGTGTTTGGGGAGATTAAAGGGTTAAGAGGATTAGTGAATTGTGAGCGGAATTTATTCAAATGTTAGTCACTCCAGGCTCATGCTTGGGATTCGGGATACTTTACCTCCaggggagtgggagtgggcgTTTCGTCGGTCTGCTCCGGCTCGTGTTCGCCGTGCTTCTCCTTCCAAGCACCGCTGAAAATGCGTTCCATCTGGGATTTTATGTACATGCCGGGATCGGGATACAGAATTTTATTTGCAGGGCATTTGGTTAGGTTTTTGGAGAAAAGAAAAGTTAGGTATTTTAGTGTGGATCGATTAGAGAGTTGGATATTGCTCGGGGTGTAGAGGGTTGATGTTTCGtttcaacaaaacaaaaagctggTAAAAAAACTCAACACAACATATGCttttaatttaacaaaaacGAGAACTAAGAAGCCAatagttttcaataaaaatagaaaactttaAGGAAAGCATATACATAACTACGCTTCAAAAAagtaacaaaacaaaagagaACTTCCGGTTTTCACTTTGGCCATGTTGgaaaaacctttttttgtgaaaacCGAGTAGTTCCCAATAATATGTACAcaacgtaactaaactatgcTTGTTTAAGCCGCCAAGCCTATACTCGTATTCTGTACAATTCAAGCGGAGTTTTCGCGAAGCAAAGCCAATACTTTTTCTGAACTCTGGGGCTAACACTTACGAGACCCCTCTTGGGATTCGCCACTACCATGGGCTTCACCACCTGGCCTTGATCATCGAAGGAAACTAAACGCGACAGCTGCGTTCGAATAGATTTGGAAGATTCcgataaaaacaacaaattataCATAAATCAAGAGTTTTAAATTAATGGAAAGTATAACTAAAGTGAAAGTGTGGTGCAGCTTACTTCCTCGCCCTAAGGCTGGctattttaaatgaatttacattatttataaaaaatattaaattatagcTTAACTTAATAAACTAAATGCTTACAATTTGCTGGGTTTTTGGATCGACATTTTGAATGTCTTTGAAAGCGccggccaaaatggaaatgatctaataataatacatttttttaaaacgatgtaaaataataagtaaataaaatcaattaaataacTCATATGATTTATGAGTATTTGGTTAAATAcgatttattatttaccacTAGGAACTCATCTTTGTCCACCCGCTGATTTCCGTCCGTATCGAACATGTTGAAGGCAATGCGGAATCCAGATTTTGGTTCTAGAAACAATAAAATCTAGTACAATTTGTTTAAAGAAACAAACTTGTCCATCTTACTTGTTAAGATTGAAAGGAGAAAGAGATATTCCGTATAGGAGATAATGCCTgaaattagaaaaatatttatataacaAAGAACAAGAAAGTAAGTACTAAAAGTTTATACCTTTATCTCTCAAGCTTCGAAATAGTCGCGTCGAACCCTTCTTGAGAGCAGGAGTGTTTTCCTTATATTTCTCCACTTCATCATTGGAAAGTTGCCGGCGTTTCAGACGAGCTgcaataatataataattattaaaatatataatattaagaTTTAAGCCAACAACTCACGTCTGGGTTCCTGCTCCACAACCGAATCTAGGAAGTCTTGGGGGGTCATGTAGAGCTGATCGTCAAACTCCACGGATGCGAACTTGATGAATCGACGCTCTCGGGCTGTTAGCTTCACATTTTCCAGCTCACTATCATCGCGCTGGAGAATTAAGATTAAATTGGAATCGGGATATTAATCAGGCCATCGATGGCTGGTAACTTAATATGCCGTTGTGCGTATTTGGTGGGGAATATGATTGAAATAAATCAGCGAACGAATTTCCGCCGCTTGATCACAAAGGCGGACCGAAGGGGACAAAAGCTGGAGCTGCAATCTGGACGGGTCTGATCTGGTGACGTTTTGATTAATGGACGATGGTGTTGCCCGAACCGCTCTCAGAAATATTAATTTGATCCGGTTTGCTGTTTGCTGAGCCCTCTCAGACACGGATCGCGAATTACATGTATGATCTGCATTTAATTCGATTTTTGAAACTGAAATTTTGACGAGCCACTCAGAGGACAGGACAGGAGGATTCCCACGTCGGGCGTTTGGCGAATAAAGTGTCAAATTGATTTGAGAACATGTTGTGAGCCGGGATCCTCCATAAATCTGACATTTAATGCCACCCACAACAAGCAATCATTTTTCCCGAATTCTCGTAGACAGGTCGAATGACtcaattgtattttatttgtgGTGCAGAGGCAACTCCCAGGCCATAACTCTCGCTCTGGGGACAAGCCGGCGCTGTCTGTCCCCCAAAAAAATGATCCGAACAAAGGCCACTTTGAATGTTAGACATGTGCAGCAAATACTCCACTACCACGCCCATAACCCCCAATAAAAATCAAGAGGGGCCAGGGACCAAAGCTGACATCATTCATGTTGCAAGTACAGTAGTAATTATGaataaaattatgcaaattatttcaaaatttgtaTACCTGAAGGTTTTTCAAAGACTTGaaaaatgaatattaaattattaataataatattactgcTAATAAGTAtgtaaccttttttttaaatgtgtgGCTTACTtaaaaggaataaaataatcataaaacatGACTCTTTATTAATCattctttaattttcaataaaaatgattCAACCACTGTTCTAGAACTCTGACAAAAGAACAAGGAGATTCGAAATGGCTGCAGGCGCTGGATTTATAGGCAACAATTAAAACTcattcatcatcatcaggCTCGGTCGTCGCAGTTGTCATAACACATGTCAGGGCCAGGCCAAAGCCGAAAACCCCAAACCGAAACTCGGGCTAAAACTCCAACTGCATCCAACTGGGGCCAAAACCTAAAGCCACGCCTGCGTCTGGCATTGGGAATTAtggttgtttttgtaaatatttgtggGGGTTGTATCGAATCGGCAACCAGATCGATTGATAGATAAATTTTAAGCAACTGCCACTCTGTCAGCAATGGGGGGGAGTGAATGGGAGCACGCCTGCAGGTGCGTGGGCGTATCGGGCTAACTACTTTGCCACTTCatcatgcatttttcaagGTGTGTGGCATTGGAATTAATTCCGAATAAGTTGCCAAGCAGCCAGTAATGGTTATGGATTTTTTTCGATGGCTAGATATGCAAATATAATCGGAAGATTGGAAATCCAGGTGAGGAATGCTACTTTATTGCCATTTTAggtaataaacaaataaaaactccTAAAATAATGTAACGAAATAACGGTCCTCCCTAGTTCCGAAAGGGTATCCCCCCAAATTACTAAGCTAAGCTAGCCCTGATAAACTACTTCTGAACCGctaaatgtaaatatttaaacttcaCACCCCgaatcaaaaaatttcaaaaggtcTTATCAGCCCCAAGCACGCAACTCACGTCAGGTTGTCAGTTCGTTTATGCTTTTTTTGGTGTTGGGCTGGCCCAGAGAGACAATGTCAACAGGTTGACAAAaggttgtttttgttattgttccATTGAACTgaagcaacaacaaattacatCAGTCATAGTAACATAACGACCATGAGCCGAAATGTCTGTGAGTCAGTGTTCGTGCCGACGTAATCAAATAGAATCGATAAACATTAAATCAGTTTTAGAGGCTAATTAAACACGCTGATTagccaataaaaacaaaacggaaTATGCAGCGGAAGGGCGTAGCAAAACAAAACCGATAAACAGCTGATAGCAAAACATTCCTTTACGTTACGTACAGAAAGAGCACGACGTAAGGCATGCCACAAGCTAAAAATAGCTGCGCAGGTCTTTTTTCCATAAATTATTGACTTTTCCACACCAGACAATTTGCACACTTGTTATggttataatattttattgagaCTATTACCATTCGTCGCTTGAGGCTGACGGCATTTACGAGATTCTCGGAGGACCGAAGTTTGATGAAAGCCGCCAGGGCGGCCAAAGATAGAGCGCCACCGCCTGCGATTTGCCATAGGCGTCGCGATTTGTGGTGTTTAGCAAATCCGCCAGTGGATTGACCTGTTCCACTGGAGAATCTGACAGATCGGGTGGCCGCCACTCCCACGCTGGAGCGCTGGGCGATTATTGTGCCACTTTTAACCGTTAATCTAACCACTGCGCCCGCCATGGTACCGAGGGAAAAAACTCAACTAGTGACAAATTGGCAGAGTTGTCAGGTGGTGACGTATACTATCGCCACGAAATTATTGCTTcgatattttatttacatttaaatataaGCATACCGTTACACAAAActcataaaaaacacaaataaaaataaaaacaaaccatACATAATTTTACGgatgggaaattaaaaaaacatctAGCAAAAACTAGAAATATAAATACGTAAGACTGTTTTTTGAGTCACGTAGTCACCATGGAGTTGCCACACTGTAAGAATGCCGGAGGGGTGATTGGCGGGAATTTAAAATAGATTAAAGATCATTTGTTTTATGCTTGCAATAGAAACTATGtaaagaaatagaaatatatatacaaataagaTTGCAGAAATAATATAGACTCCGACTAATTTCCTTCCTTTTTCCcttgggatc
The Drosophila bipectinata strain 14024-0381.07 chromosome 3R, DbipHiC1v2, whole genome shotgun sequence DNA segment above includes these coding regions:
- the MICU3 gene encoding calcium uptake protein 3, mitochondrial isoform X6, with the protein product MAGAVVRLTVKSGTIIAQRSSVGVAATRSVRFSSGTGQSTGGFAKHHKSRRLWQIAGGGALSLAALAAFIKLRSSENLVNAVSLKRRMRDDSELENVKLTARERRFIKFASVEFDDQLYMTPQDFLDSVVEQEPRPRLKRRQLSNDEVEKYKENTPALKKGSTRLFRSLRDKGIISYTEYLFLLSILTKPKSGFRIAFNMFDTDGNQRVDKDEFLVMERIFSGAWKEKHGEHEPEQTDETPTPTPLENYVNDGEGLQRRHVVATTLQLHFFGKRGTGVINFDNFYRFMDNLQTEVLELEFHEFSKGNSVISELDFAKILLRYTYLATDEYDVFLERLLERVKDEKGITFHDFRDFCHFLNNLDDFTIAMRMYTLADRAISKDEFARAVKICTGTKLSPHLIDTVFAIFDADGDGLLSYKEFIAIMKDRLHRGFKVSGRFFDYNEALDAYDEPDYPMFVAWRHRVCRHLEYFIDSDALWH
- the MICU3 gene encoding calcium uptake protein 3, mitochondrial isoform X1, with protein sequence MAGAVVRLTVKSGTIIAQRSSVGVAATRSVRFSSGTGQSTGGFAKHHKSRRLWQIAGGGALSLAALAAFIKLRSSENLVNAVSLKRRMRDDSELENVKLTARERRFIKFASVEFDDQLYMTPQDFLDSVVEQEPRPRLKRRQLSNDEVEKYKENTPALKKGSTRLFRSLRDKGIISYTEYLFLLSILTKPKSGFRIAFNMFDTDGNQRVDKDEFLVIISILAGAFKDIQNVDPKTQQILSRLVSFDDQGQVVKPMVVANPKRGLMERIFSGAWKEKHGEHEPEQTDETPTPTPLENYVNDGEGLQRRHVVATTLQLHFFGKRGTGVINFDNFYRFMDNLQTEVLELEFHEFSKGNSVISELDFAKILLRYTYLATDEYDVFLERLLERVKDEKGITFHDFRDFCHFLNNLDDFTIAMRMYTLADRAISKDEFARAVKICTGTKLSPHLIDTVFAIFDADGDGLLSYKEFIAIMKDRLHRGFKVSGRFFDYNEALDAYDEPDYPMFVAWRHRVCRHLEYFIDSDALWH
- the MICU3 gene encoding calcium uptake protein 3, mitochondrial isoform X3 encodes the protein MAGAVVRLTVKSGTIIAQRSSVGVAATRSVRFSSGTGQSTGGFAKHHKSRRLWQIAGGGALSLAALAAFIKLRSSENLVNAVSLKRRMRDDSELENVKLTARERRFIKFASVEFDDQLYMTPQDFLDSVVEQEPRPRLKRRQLSNDEVEKYKENTPALKKGSTRLFRSLRDKGIISYTEYLFLLSILTKPKSGFRIAFNMFDTDGNQRVDKDEFLVIISILAGAFKDIQNVDPKTQQIMERIFSGAWKEKHGEHEPEQTDETPTPTPLENYVNDGEGLQRRHVVATTLQLHFFGKRGTGVINFDNFYRFMDNLQTEVLELEFHEFSKGNSVISELDFAKILLRYTYLATDEYDVFLERLLERVKDEKGITFHDFRDFCHFLNNLDDFTIAMRMYTLADRAISKDEFARAVKICTGTKLSPHLIDTVFAIFDADGDGLLSYKEFIAIMKDRLHRGFKVSGRFFDYNEALDAYDEPDYPMFVAWRHRVCRHLEYFIDSDALWH